One genomic segment of Desmodus rotundus isolate HL8 chromosome 5, HLdesRot8A.1, whole genome shotgun sequence includes these proteins:
- the CDC42EP3 gene encoding cdc42 effector protein 3 encodes MPAKTPIYLKAANNKKGKKFKLRDILSPDMISPPLGDFRHTIHIGKEGQHDVFGDISFLQGNYELLPGNQEKAHLGQFPGHNEFFRANSTSDSVFTETPSPVLKNAISLPTIGGSQALMLPLLSPVTFNSKQESFGPAKLPRLSCEPVMEEKAPEKSSLLENGTVHQGDVSWGSSGSASQSSQGRDSHSSSLSEQYPDWPAEDMFDHPTPCELVKEKTKSEESLSDLTGSLLSLQLDLGPSFLDEVLNVMDKNK; translated from the coding sequence ATGCCAGCCAAGACCCCAATTTACCTGAAAGCTGCCAAtaacaagaaaggaaagaaatttaaacTGAGGGACATTCTGTCTCCTGATATGATCAGCCCTCCCCTCGGAGACTTTCGCCACACCATTCACATCGGCAAAGAGGGCCAGCACGACGTCTTTGGAGATATTTCCTTTCTCCAAGGAAACTACGAGCTTTTACCTGGAAACCAGGAGAAAGCTCACCTGGGCCAGTTCCCTGGGCATAACGAGTTCTTCCGGGCCAACAGCACCTCCGACTCTGTGTTCACAGAAACGCCCTCCCCCGTGCTCAAAAACGCCATCTCCCTCCCGACCATTGGAGGGTCCCAAGCACTCATGTTACCCTTATTGTCACCGGTGACATTTAATTCCAAACAGGAGTCCTTTGGGCCAGCAAAGCTGCCCAGGCTTAGTTGTGAGCCTgtcatggaggaaaaggctcctgaGAAAAGCAGTCTGTTGGAGAATGGGACAGTCCACCAGGGAGATGTCTCATGGGGCTCCAGCGGGTCCGCATCGCagtccagccagggcagggacagcCACTCCTCCAGCCTCTCCGAACAGTACCCCGACTGGCCAGCTGAGGACATGTTTGACCACCCCACCCCGTGCGAGCTGGTCAAGGAAAAGACTAAATCAGAGGAGTCCCTCTCTGATCTCACgggctccctcctctccctgcagctCGATCTCGGGCCCTCATTTTTGGATGAGGTGCTGAATGTCATggataaaaataagtaa